The Victivallis lenta genome window below encodes:
- a CDS encoding prepilin-type N-terminal cleavage/methylation domain-containing protein — protein sequence MHRKPFTLIELLVVIAIIAILAAMLLPALNQARASARKASCVNNQKQVMLGQIQYANDNRDQMVVCAKYKNSGTPETFVTILTRIKSNTGGMETLDDGAASYLPFNILSCPSHPDNGQVDVWSGTYGMWKQKGIIDRSTEAGYIFNSTTDIPADWCNVTILPTRAKSPSTTFILADTLRSAAAGANMGKQFYYFFPGEAAENSGVGLVHNERANCGFIDGHVAAMGATEMNQTPTRLKYCVNGSFAARTM from the coding sequence ATGCATCGCAAACCATTTACCCTCATCGAGCTGCTGGTCGTCATCGCCATCATCGCCATACTCGCGGCCATGCTGCTGCCGGCGCTGAATCAGGCGCGGGCCAGCGCCCGGAAGGCGAGCTGCGTAAACAACCAGAAGCAGGTCATGCTCGGGCAGATCCAGTATGCGAACGACAACCGGGACCAGATGGTCGTCTGCGCCAAATACAAGAACAGCGGCACGCCGGAGACCTTCGTCACGATCCTGACCCGGATCAAGAGCAATACCGGCGGAATGGAGACGCTCGACGACGGCGCCGCCTCCTATCTGCCGTTCAACATCCTCTCCTGCCCGTCCCATCCGGACAACGGCCAAGTCGATGTCTGGAGCGGAACCTACGGCATGTGGAAGCAGAAGGGCATCATCGACCGCAGCACCGAAGCGGGATACATCTTCAATTCGACCACCGACATCCCTGCCGACTGGTGCAACGTCACCATCCTGCCGACGCGCGCCAAATCCCCGAGCACGACTTTCATCCTCGCCGACACGCTCCGCTCCGCTGCCGCCGGAGCCAACATGGGCAAACAGTTCTACTACTTCTTCCCGGGTGAAGCCGCCGAAAACTCCGGCGTCGGGCTCGTGCATAACGAACGCGCGAACTGCGGCTTCATCGACGGCCACGTCGCCGCGATGGGAGCGACCGAGATGAACCAGACCCCGACCAGGCTGAAGTACTGCGTCAACGGCAGCTTCGCCGCCCGGACCATGTAA
- a CDS encoding IS5 family transposase, which yields MLNGLFDIYNRLEYLTENGDILPNLKRLVPWEDFRGELEVIYDHERKSNAGRRPFDVVMMFKILILQSLYNLSDDEMEYQIMDRLSFMRFLGLDLDSRVPDAKTIWLFRSKLEEHKLTRKLFDKFNAFLAESGFVARKGQIVDATIVRVPTQRNTREENEAIKAGNPPVENWSDAKKCQKDTDARWTQKRGKNYFGYKNHIEVDVQHKIIRDYKITDAAVHDSKVFEDILDEKNTSRDIYADSAYRSAEHEADLKQRKFRPHLQRKGCKGHQLTSREKRGNLTRARIRSRIEHVFGAIHQRAGDVILRTIGISMAEVKLGLRNIAYNMDRFCTLMLQNA from the coding sequence ATGCTGAACGGACTTTTTGATATATACAATCGTCTGGAGTATCTGACGGAGAACGGTGATATACTGCCGAATCTGAAAAGACTTGTCCCGTGGGAAGATTTTCGCGGAGAACTTGAGGTCATATACGACCATGAACGCAAAAGCAATGCCGGGCGCAGACCGTTCGATGTCGTGATGATGTTCAAGATTCTGATTCTGCAATCTCTGTATAATTTGAGCGATGATGAGATGGAATATCAGATCATGGATCGCTTGAGCTTTATGCGTTTTCTCGGACTTGACCTCGACAGTCGCGTTCCGGATGCAAAAACGATTTGGCTGTTCCGCTCAAAACTGGAAGAACATAAACTCACCCGGAAACTGTTTGACAAGTTCAATGCCTTCCTTGCCGAATCCGGTTTTGTGGCTCGCAAGGGACAAATCGTTGATGCGACAATTGTTCGCGTGCCGACTCAGCGTAACACCAGAGAAGAAAATGAGGCTATCAAGGCAGGAAATCCGCCAGTTGAAAACTGGAGTGACGCAAAGAAATGTCAGAAAGACACGGATGCCCGTTGGACGCAGAAACGAGGCAAGAATTATTTCGGTTATAAGAATCATATTGAGGTCGATGTTCAGCACAAGATCATCCGGGATTACAAGATTACGGATGCCGCTGTTCACGACAGCAAAGTGTTTGAGGACATTCTTGATGAAAAGAATACCAGCCGGGATATTTATGCGGACAGCGCTTATCGTTCCGCAGAGCATGAGGCTGATCTGAAGCAGAGAAAATTCCGTCCGCACCTACAAAGAAAAGGTTGTAAAGGACATCAGTTGACCTCACGGGAGAAGCGGGGAAACCTTACCAGAGCCCGTATTCGTTCGCGGATAGAACATGTCTTCGGAGCCATACACCAGCGAGCCGGAGATGTAATTCTGCGAACAATCGGAATCAGCATGGCAGAAGTGAAACTTGGATTACGTAACATCGCATACAACATGGACAGATTCTGCACTTTGATGCTGCAGAATGCATAA